From the genome of Nicotiana sylvestris chromosome 1, ASM39365v2, whole genome shotgun sequence:
CACCCACATTCTAACTTACAGGAACGAACATGATAAAAATTTGTCACTTGCCAAGTGTCTGGTTTGCATAATGGATGTGCGTATTTGCCTTTGAATTCTAATTGAACATGATTGTTTTTCCATCCCCCATCCCCCTCcaccccccccaaaaaaaaaaaaaaaaaaaagaaaaaaagaaaaaaacaccaTGGGTTGACTTAAATTGGTTGCTTCTAGCCCATTATTAGCTGAAAGCACTAGTCAATAAGAGACGGTGGAAAGTAGACTGTAGTAGCTTTAAACTTTTCTGGACACCAAAGTGTGGCACGTCTGGGATCTGTGATTGACAAATGAGGAAAAATGGGGGCTTGAGGAAAGGGAaggtacaatatatatatatagagggtTTGTTCTTGAAATTCTATGATGCCATTACCAAAAGATAACCCAAATTCTGCCAGTAAAGATAACTGGACGATCAAATTTATTTACTAACTGTTTTGGCAAAAACTTTGGCCTGCATATGGAAGAAAATATAATAGTGGAAACTGGAAAGGTATACAGAGGAAAATCTGGTAAATATTTGGCAATTGTTTGTGAACCATTTCTCTTTGTTTTACCATGGAATAATGTCGAGAGATGCATCATTCTGCAGGAAAGTTTCTGATATAAGCTAATACTTTGGAAATTAAAGTATATGCATTAAAGGGGTATTTTCACCTTTGAGTCTTTAAATGAATCAAATTTAGGAAGATCCATGACTAGATTCCAGTTCCAGGTATGTTCAAAATTATATCTGGATGCTGACCAGTTGTAATGTAGACCATTAGGGAAAACACCGGAGTTGGATCTTTTTCTggttaagaaaaaatgaaaagaaggggAATAATCTCCCCATTTGTATGTCCTTGCAGGTATAAGTGTGAGATCTTGAGAACCTCTAGTTTTAGATAACCCCCAATTGCCTtcataaatattttattatttgctgAAATAGACTTGAATTAAATTACCTAAGTGAAACATTGTTGAATAAGTTTTCAGGAAAATTTATATTTATGCCATTCTTTTTTCATGTTACATTTGTACAGGTCAGATATAGTGGAGGGGCTTGTGTGCAGTTATATGTTCTTTTTAGCATCTCATGACTGTTTCGTTCTTTTTTACAATTTCTTTGCTAAACAGGGAGTTTTGAAGGCACTAAACGTCAACAAACTGACTTCGGCTGGCTGCAAGGTGAAGATCTGGATTGCAGATTGGTTTGCGCAGCTAAATAACAAGATGGGTGGTGATCTGAAGAAAATTGAGGTTGTTGGTCAGTATTTGATTGAGATATGGAAGGCTGTGGGAATGAATCTTGAAGGGGGTCAAGTGGAATTTCTATGGTCTTCAAAAGAGATTAACTCTAGAGCTCATGAGTACTGGCCACTTGTTATGGACATAGCTCGAAGGAACAAGCTTCCCAGGATTTTAAGGTAAAGGATAAAGCAAGTAAAACTCTCTTGCTTCTCCTGAAAAGGACAGTCAGTGATTGCTTACATGTTTTTTTCCCCTTCATTATAAGGTGCTGCCAAATTATGGGTCGGTCTGAGCAAGATGAGTTGACGGCAGCCCAGATTTTTTACCCATGCATGCAATGTGCTGACATATTCTTCCTTAAGGTAAGCTGTTTTATAACTAACTATTTGTAAATAATTTTTAGCTGGATAATTAAATATAAGCATCTTTTGTGAGACTTTATTGGGAATAATAGAGGCACCTTCACATGGTGTTGTAAGAAGTACTTggaagaggtgattaggcaggacatggcgtTGCTTCAGCTCACCGAGGACATGACCTAGATAGGAAAgtgtggaggtcgagaattagggTTGAAGGTTGATAGGGAGCCGAGGGTGTCTCTTAGTGCTACCGATAGTATTAGTAATATTCTTATTTCCTGTTCCTAGACCTTTTTATtatatgttgtttctttcttacTGATAGTATTAGTAATATTTTCTTATCTCTAGATATTTGTTAGTATACGTGAgtccttgttttcttttctcttcttttcttgttATTGTTATGGTTGGTTGCTTCCTTGTCACTGTTCCTTGAGCtaagggtctattggaaacaacctctctaccttcacaaggtaggggtaagatctgcataCACACTATCCTCTCTAAACCCCaattgtgggattacactgggtttatTGTTGTTGTACCTTCACGGTTATTCTTGTTTTAGGCATGCAAGTTACCCCTGTAATGTCACTGAACAATTTACTTCTTGCTTGTCTGGGTCAACACTGCAATGTCACTTGACAACCTGGTTCTTGCTTGTCTAGTTTACCAATTGAGTAAAACACGCATTTCAGTTGCTACTAGGCATATAGCTGGATTGCCTTGAGTTTCTAGTTTCAGTGGCATATGCTTCTTGATATGGACAGATATGAGAGCTGCATACATTAGTTTCATTTGTAGCCTGTATTTTTATGTGTGCTTGTCTTCAATCTTCCATGGTCTGTGCGGGAGTGgtaattatttgtttaaattatgaTTCTACCAGCTAAATAAAAATTTTCTTGTTATTAGGCTGACATATGTCAACTAGGCATGGACCAACGGAAGGTTAATGTACTTGCAAGAGAGTACTGTGATGACATCAAGAGGAAAAACAAGCCTATCATATTGTCCCATCGTACGATAATCTTTTTGTATTCTAGAATTCATATTTTACTCAGCTAACTCTTTTGTTTGATATGTTTGTTCCCTTATGATTTTGGCGTGCAGATATGCTTCCTGGTTTGCAGGAAGGTCAAGAGAAGATGTCCAAGAGTGACCCCTCTTCTTCCATCTACATGGAGGATGAAGAGGTATCTAGCTATATATATTAATCACCTGTAACATAGTGCTATATTTGTTTTTAGGTTGATGGCCAGTGTTCATAGTAGATTTCTTAACAGGTGGTTTTGTTGCCTATGAGGTTCTAGTGTAGTGACAGTATTTTTTTTTCCTTGTGCCATGCTTGAACATCAAAGGCAGAAGTAAATCTCAAGATAAAGAAGGCTTTTTGTCCACCAAAGGTCGTAGAAAAGAATCCATGTCTGGAGTACATCAAGTATATCGTCCTCCCTTGGTTTAATGAATTCAAACTTGAGCGAAGTGCTGAGAATGGTGGCGACAAGTGAGTCATTTCATGTATTTCTCATATCCATTCAGCTGGTTTGTAAACACAGTACAATTTTTTAGCTCATCTTTTGGTTTGTTCTTTTTCCCACACTAGGACCTATAAGAATTTTGAAGAATTAGCGGCTGACTATGAAAGTGGGAACTTGCATCCTGCAGACCTGAAACCTGCATTGTCAAAAGCAATCAATAAGATATTACAGGTAGATGGCAACATCTTACTAAGCTGCTGGTAGTTGGTGTTTGTGCTAATCTCTTATGTAGTCCTTGTTTTTAGTATTACATTGATGCATTTGCTAATTTGCCATTTTGTTTTGCATTGACATTTGACTCTGCATTTTGATATTCTACTAGTATTACTTTAGTAGCTTTAACATGAGAAGTACTCTTTTGATTGTTGGTCTTATTACCTGTAGTTCTTTGATATATACAACTAAtcatagcccgtttggccaaacttctaaaatcagcttattttgaaaagtgcttttctcaaaagtacttttaaaaaagtgcttttggtgagaagtagtttgtgtttggctaattaattagaaaagtacttttgagcagtaattagtgtttggccaaatttttgaaaactgcttctaagtgtatttttctcaaaagtgcttctcagaaaagtgcttttggagagaagctacttttttttgcttctccaaaactgcttctcctcaaaagcacttttttttttccttccaaaagtttggccaaacacctcattttttggccaaaagtgcttttggccgaaaaaaacacttttagcccaaaaaaagcttggccaaacaggctattagccCCAAcaccctatagaataacttctttgTTTGTAGCGTATTTCATCTCTTTAGAGTATCTTTTAAATTTCAAGGTTCTTATTTTAAAGACTCAGTGTAATCAATCATATATGCAATTTAATATCAACAAATAGTAAATTAAGTTATTGCACACTTGATGGCTAGTACCTGGTGCGCTTCAGGTTGTATAGTTAATATCGAATAGACTACTGTCAcaaattgtttttatttttttatagttCAATATATTTGTGATTCCACCTTTTTTAGTTGTCCTCCTGACTTAGTTTTCAATGTGGTGCAGCCGGTGCGCGATCATTTTAAGAATGATCAGAAAGCCAAAGACCTTATGAAAAGGGTGAAGGTATGTATTCTTGAATTGCCTAAATGTTATGTGTTGGATAAAATGTCTTATTGTGTTAGCTAGACTTTGTCACTTGAGCTCAGGGTACCATCATTTACTTTTCAAAAGAATTACAAAGGGGAATATATTTTCCTGATTCTACCTTGTCTAGAAAGTTCAACTACTGTTGGTTTGTTTAAGTTGCTCTATTTATCAGAATGAAGATTGTTTAAGTAGTTATTATGATTGAAGAATGGATTGTCGAAGTTTTTCCATGATTTTTGAGAAAAGTAATTCTACTTAGACCATCTTGAAGTTGTGGGTCGGGTTAATCCCCCTGTATCATTCTTTCAACACTTGAACTAAGCCATAAATGTTTTTTGT
Proteins encoded in this window:
- the LOC104248196 gene encoding tyrosine--tRNA ligase 1, cytoplasmic-like; translated protein: MDNKEASEAIDALSLTASSSNPSISTSQMRLEEKFKIVRSIGEECIQEDELMNLLAKKPQPVCYDGFEPSGRMHIAQGVLKALNVNKLTSAGCKVKIWIADWFAQLNNKMGGDLKKIEVVGQYLIEIWKAVGMNLEGGQVEFLWSSKEINSRAHEYWPLVMDIARRNKLPRILRCCQIMGRSEQDELTAAQIFYPCMQCADIFFLKADICQLGMDQRKVNVLAREYCDDIKRKNKPIILSHHMLPGLQEGQEKMSKSDPSSSIYMEDEEAEVNLKIKKAFCPPKVVEKNPCLEYIKYIVLPWFNEFKLERSAENGGDKTYKNFEELAADYESGNLHPADLKPALSKAINKILQPVRDHFKNDQKAKDLMKRVKSFKVTR